One segment of Setaria viridis chromosome 4, Setaria_viridis_v4.0, whole genome shotgun sequence DNA contains the following:
- the LOC117853567 gene encoding chitinase CLP yields the protein MWSPKPLLVISLSISVLSPCTAATGGKPLVSAVTKDAATFLYTAPLKDGRPLVLDLSGLVISLTTCASRYGTVTTLSANATNGANPLFPVSFSAVASCAPRQPNLPAGAVGVAGLAPSTQSFLAQVARTQNVANMLALCLPSDGKTTSGNSVGVIIYGGGPLIFPDRGDFTTMLAGTAPLHGYKGSPGYFVSATDIAVERNQVGKPGPLVVGLSSTTPYTALRPDVYAPFLKAFDQAASGPNFPWMTRVPSVAPFELCYDAKKLPPTRLGVAVPQIDLTLEGGSNFTVFGGNSMVLVNANTACLGFVKAAGQAPEVVLGGFQMENRLLVLDAENGQLGFTLFLNAVGLSCSNFNFTLAA from the coding sequence ATGTGGAGCCCAAAGCCCCTCCTCGTCATCTCGCTCAGCATCTCGGTCTTGTCACCATGCACGGCGGCCACCGGCGGCAAGCCCCTGGTCTCGGCCGTCACCAAGGACGCGGCCACCTTCCTCTACACGGCTCCCCTTAAGGACGGCCGCCCGCTCGTGCTCGACCTCTCCGGCCTGGTCATCTCGCTGACGACGTGCGCCTCCAGGTACGGGACGGTCACGACGCTCTCCGCGAACGCCACGAACGGCGCGAACCCGCTGTTCCCGGTCTCCTTCTCCGCCGtggcctcctgcgcgccgcggCAGCCGAACCTGCCGGCGggcgccgtcggcgtcgcgggGCTCGCGCCCTCGACCCAGTCGTTCCTCGCGCAGGTCGCGCGCACGCAGAACGTCGCCAACATGCTGGCGCTCTGCCTCCCGAGCGACGGCAAGACGACCAGCGGCAACAGCGTCGGCGTGATTATCTACGGCGGGGGTCCCTTGATCTTCCCGGACCGGGGCGACTTCACGACGATGCTGGCCGGCACGGCTCCGCTCCACGGGTACAAGGGATCCCCCGGGTACTTCGTCTCCGCCACCGACATCGCCGTGGAGCGAAACCAAGTCGGCAAGCCAGGGCCGCTCGTCGTCGGGCTGAGCTCGACGACCCCGTACACAGCGCTCCGCCCCGACGTGTACGCCCCGTTCCTGAAAGCGTTCGACCAGGCCGCGTCCGGGCCCAACTTCCCGTGGATGACGAGGGTCCCCTCCGTCGCGCCGTTCGAGCTGTGCTACGACGCGAAGAAGCTGCCGCCGACGAGGCTCGGCGTCGCCGTGCCGCAGATAGACCTGACCCTCGAGGGCGGGAGCAACTTCACGGTGTTCGGTGGCAACTCCATGGTCCTGGTGAACGCCAACACAGCCTGCCTCGGGTTCGTCAAGGCGGCCGGCCAGGCGCCGGAGGTGGTGCTCGGTGGGTTCCAGATGGAGAACCGCCTGCTGGTGCTCGACGCGGAGAACGGGCAGCTCGGCTTCACCTTGTTCCTCAACGCGGTTGGGCTTTCCTGCAGCAACTTCAATTTCACTCTTGCCGCCTAG